One genomic region from Pseudoduganella lutea encodes:
- a CDS encoding thioredoxin family protein, protein MKTILTLIAAALLGTSAAAAPAPAPVTVPLTAPEFTGIEQWHNSAPLTMQQLRGKVVLVDFWTYTCINCIRTLPHVTEWHRKYKDQGLVVVGVHTPEFPFERSAANVKKAIGRFDITYPVAQDNRYATWNAYANQYWPAVYLIDKKGKVVYTHFGEGDYDKTEARIRTLLAQK, encoded by the coding sequence ATGAAAACCATCCTGACCCTCATCGCCGCAGCCCTGCTCGGCACGAGCGCCGCGGCCGCACCCGCCCCGGCACCCGTCACCGTCCCCCTGACCGCGCCCGAGTTCACGGGCATCGAGCAATGGCACAACAGCGCCCCGCTGACGATGCAGCAATTGCGCGGCAAGGTCGTGCTGGTGGACTTCTGGACGTACACCTGCATCAACTGCATCCGCACGCTGCCGCACGTCACTGAATGGCACCGCAAGTACAAGGACCAGGGGCTGGTCGTGGTCGGCGTCCACACGCCGGAATTCCCGTTCGAGCGCAGCGCCGCCAACGTGAAAAAGGCCATCGGCCGCTTCGACATCACCTACCCGGTCGCGCAGGACAACCGCTATGCCACCTGGAATGCCTACGCCAACCAGTACTGGCCCGCCGTTTACCTGATCGACAAGAAAGGGAAAGTGGTCTACACGCATTTCGGCGAAGGCGACTACGACAAGACCGAAGCCAGGATCCGCACGCTGCTGGCGCAGAAATAA
- the odhB gene encoding 2-oxoglutarate dehydrogenase complex dihydrolipoyllysine-residue succinyltransferase: MAQIEVKVPQLSESVAEATLLAWHKRVGETVTRDENLIDIETDKVVLELPAPAAGVIVQIIQNDGATVVADQVIAIIDTEATAVASPIPVTAAPVSVEAPATPAPAAAATGGAKGDVAMPAAAKILSEKGLSATDVSGSGKDGRVTKGDALAASAKPVAPAPAAAPAAAAKPALQKIAAPTSLNLGDRPEERVPMSRLRARIAERLVESQSTNAILTTFNEVNMKPVMDLRNKYKDKFEKEHGVKLGFMSFFVKAAVAALKKYPILNASVDGNDIVYHGYFDIGIAVGSPRGLVVPILRNADQMTIAEIEKKIGEFGQKAKEGKLTLDDLTGGTFSISNGGTFGSMLSTPIINPPQSAILGVHATKDRAVVEDGQIVIRPMNYLAMSYDHRIIDGREAVLGLVAMKEALEDPARLLLDL, from the coding sequence ATGGCACAAATCGAAGTCAAAGTTCCCCAACTGTCGGAATCCGTCGCCGAAGCGACCCTGCTGGCCTGGCACAAGCGGGTTGGCGAAACTGTCACGCGCGATGAAAACCTGATCGACATCGAAACCGACAAAGTGGTGCTTGAACTGCCGGCACCCGCCGCCGGCGTGATCGTGCAGATCATCCAGAACGACGGCGCCACCGTCGTCGCCGACCAGGTGATCGCGATCATCGACACGGAAGCTACCGCCGTGGCTTCGCCAATCCCGGTCACCGCCGCACCTGTCTCGGTTGAAGCGCCAGCGACTCCGGCTCCGGCCGCGGCCGCCACCGGCGGTGCGAAAGGCGACGTGGCCATGCCGGCCGCCGCCAAGATCCTGTCCGAAAAAGGCCTGTCCGCGACCGACGTGTCCGGCTCCGGCAAGGATGGCCGCGTGACCAAGGGCGACGCCCTGGCCGCTTCCGCCAAGCCAGTTGCACCGGCACCGGCCGCTGCCCCAGCCGCCGCCGCCAAGCCGGCCCTGCAGAAGATCGCCGCGCCGACGTCGCTGAACCTGGGCGACCGTCCGGAAGAGCGCGTGCCGATGAGCCGCCTGCGCGCCCGTATCGCCGAGCGCCTCGTCGAATCGCAATCCACCAACGCCATCCTGACCACCTTCAACGAGGTGAACATGAAGCCGGTGATGGACCTGCGCAACAAGTACAAGGACAAGTTCGAGAAAGAGCACGGCGTGAAGCTGGGCTTCATGTCCTTCTTCGTGAAGGCCGCCGTGGCCGCACTGAAGAAGTACCCGATCCTGAACGCTTCGGTCGACGGTAACGACATCGTCTACCACGGCTACTTCGACATCGGTATCGCCGTCGGTTCGCCGCGCGGCCTGGTGGTGCCGATCCTGCGCAACGCCGACCAGATGACGATCGCCGAGATCGAGAAGAAGATCGGCGAATTCGGCCAGAAAGCCAAGGAAGGCAAGCTGACGCTGGACGACCTGACCGGCGGCACGTTCTCGATCTCGAACGGCGGTACCTTCGGCTCCATGCTGTCGACCCCGATCATCAACCCGCCGCAGTCGGCGATCCTGGGCGTGCACGCGACCAAGGACCGCGCCGTGGTGGAAGATGGCCAGATCGTGATCCGCCCGATGAACTACCTGGCGATGTCGTACGACCACCGCATCATCGACGGCCGCGAAGCCGTGCTGGGCCTGGTGGCGATGAAGGAAGCGCTGGAAGATCCGGCGCGCCTGCTGCTGGACCTGTAA
- a CDS encoding 2-oxoglutarate dehydrogenase E1 component, whose translation MMQQQTSNSYLFGGNAPYVEELYEAYLENPGSVPDNWRAYFDAMQHVPAVDGSNKPDVNHSSVIASFAERAKAGPIRTVTATADAEMGRKRVAATQLIAAYRYLGSRWANLDPLQRQERPAIPELDPTSYGFSDADMDTVFNISNTYFGPETASLRDLLNYLRETYTRSIGAEFMYISDPAEKRWLQERLESIRSTPNFTAEKKKHILERLTAAEGLERYLHTKYVGQKRFSLEGGETFIASMDEIIQRAGEKGVQEIVIGMAHRGRLNVLVNTLGKAPKDLFEEFEGKHGDDLPAGDVKYHQGFSSDISTAGGPVHLSLAFNPSHLEIVNPVVEGSVKARMDRRGDTQGAQVLPILVHGDAAFAGQGVVMETLNLAQTRGYGTGGTVHIVINNQIGFTTSDPRDARSTIYCSDVVKMIEAPVLHVNADDPEAVVLASQIALDYRAQFQKDIVVDIICFRKLGHNEQDTPALTQPLMYKKIAQHPGTRRLYADKLAAQGVIPADGGDTMVAAYRDAMDAGKHTVDPVISNFKNKFAVDWLPFLNRKWTDAADTAVPLTELKRLATRITTVPEGFKVHSLVEKVLADRANMGKGEQNLDWGMGEHLAYASLVSSGYAVRLTGQDAGRGTFTHRHAVLHDQNRERWDAGTYVPLQNVSENQAPFTVIDSVLSEEAVLGFEYGYSTAEPNTLTIWEAQFGDFVNGAQVVIDQFISSGEVKWGRASGLVMLLPHGYEGQGPEHSSARPERFLQLCAENNMQVVQPTTASQIFHLLRRQMVRQFRKPLVVMTPKSLLRNKDAGSPLSELAKGAFQTVIGETDDKIDAKKVKRVIACSGKVYFDLANARKTRGQTDTAIIRVEQLYPFPHKAFAAELKKFPALTEVVWAQDEPQNQGPWFQIQHNIFESMDAGQRLAYAGRPASASPAVGYYDKHYAQQKELLETAFSKLKGFILTK comes from the coding sequence ATGATGCAGCAACAGACGTCCAACTCCTACCTGTTTGGTGGGAATGCGCCGTACGTAGAGGAACTCTACGAAGCGTACCTGGAAAACCCCGGTTCCGTGCCCGACAACTGGCGCGCTTATTTCGACGCGATGCAGCACGTGCCCGCCGTCGACGGCTCCAATAAACCCGACGTCAATCACTCCTCCGTGATCGCCTCGTTCGCCGAGCGCGCGAAGGCTGGCCCGATCCGGACCGTGACCGCCACGGCCGACGCGGAAATGGGCCGCAAGCGCGTGGCCGCCACCCAGCTGATCGCAGCCTATCGCTACCTGGGCTCTCGCTGGGCCAACCTCGATCCGCTGCAGCGCCAGGAGCGCCCGGCGATCCCGGAACTGGATCCGACCTCCTACGGTTTCTCCGATGCGGACATGGATACCGTGTTCAACATCAGCAATACGTACTTCGGCCCGGAGACGGCATCGCTGCGTGACCTGCTGAACTACCTGCGCGAAACGTACACCCGTTCGATCGGCGCGGAGTTCATGTACATTTCCGACCCGGCCGAGAAGCGCTGGCTGCAGGAGCGCCTGGAGTCGATCCGCTCGACGCCGAACTTCACGGCCGAAAAGAAAAAGCACATCCTGGAACGCCTGACGGCCGCCGAAGGCCTCGAGCGCTACCTGCACACCAAGTACGTGGGCCAGAAACGCTTCTCGCTGGAAGGCGGCGAAACGTTCATCGCCTCGATGGATGAGATCATCCAGCGCGCCGGCGAAAAGGGCGTGCAGGAAATCGTCATCGGCATGGCCCACCGCGGCCGCCTGAACGTGCTGGTGAACACCCTGGGCAAGGCACCGAAGGACCTGTTCGAGGAATTCGAAGGCAAGCACGGCGACGACCTGCCGGCCGGCGACGTGAAATACCACCAGGGCTTCTCGTCCGATATCTCCACCGCCGGTGGCCCGGTCCACCTGTCGCTGGCGTTCAACCCGTCGCACCTGGAAATCGTCAACCCGGTCGTCGAAGGTTCCGTCAAGGCGCGCATGGACCGCCGCGGCGATACGCAGGGCGCGCAAGTGCTGCCGATCCTGGTGCACGGCGACGCCGCATTCGCCGGCCAGGGCGTGGTGATGGAAACGCTGAACCTGGCGCAGACCCGCGGCTACGGCACGGGCGGCACGGTGCACATCGTGATCAACAACCAGATCGGCTTCACCACCTCGGACCCGCGCGATGCGCGTTCGACGATCTACTGCTCCGACGTCGTGAAGATGATCGAGGCACCGGTGCTGCACGTGAACGCCGACGATCCGGAAGCCGTGGTGCTGGCTTCGCAGATCGCGCTGGACTACCGCGCGCAGTTCCAGAAAGACATCGTTGTCGACATCATCTGCTTCCGCAAGCTGGGCCACAACGAGCAGGACACCCCGGCGCTGACGCAGCCGCTGATGTACAAGAAGATCGCGCAACACCCGGGCACCCGCCGCCTGTACGCCGACAAGCTGGCGGCCCAAGGCGTGATCCCGGCCGACGGCGGCGACACGATGGTTGCCGCCTACCGCGATGCGATGGACGCCGGCAAGCACACCGTCGACCCGGTGATCTCGAACTTCAAGAACAAGTTCGCCGTCGACTGGCTGCCGTTCCTGAACCGCAAGTGGACCGACGCGGCCGACACCGCCGTGCCGCTGACGGAACTGAAGCGCCTGGCCACCCGTATCACCACGGTGCCGGAAGGCTTCAAGGTGCACTCGCTGGTGGAAAAAGTGCTGGCCGACCGCGCCAACATGGGCAAGGGCGAGCAGAACCTGGACTGGGGCATGGGCGAACACCTGGCCTACGCGTCGCTGGTATCGTCCGGCTATGCCGTGCGCCTGACCGGCCAGGACGCCGGCCGTGGCACGTTCACGCACCGCCACGCCGTGCTGCACGACCAGAACCGCGAACGCTGGGATGCGGGCACCTATGTGCCGCTGCAGAACGTTTCCGAAAACCAGGCACCGTTCACCGTCATCGACTCCGTGCTGTCGGAAGAAGCGGTGCTGGGCTTCGAATACGGCTACTCGACCGCCGAGCCGAACACGCTGACGATCTGGGAAGCCCAGTTCGGCGACTTCGTCAACGGTGCCCAGGTGGTGATCGACCAGTTCATCAGCTCCGGCGAAGTGAAGTGGGGCCGCGCGTCGGGCCTCGTGATGCTGCTGCCGCACGGTTACGAAGGCCAGGGTCCGGAGCACTCGTCCGCCCGTCCGGAACGTTTCCTGCAGCTGTGCGCCGAGAACAACATGCAGGTGGTGCAGCCGACCACCGCATCGCAGATCTTCCACCTGCTGCGCCGCCAGATGGTGCGCCAGTTCCGCAAGCCGCTGGTCGTGATGACCCCGAAATCGCTGCTGCGCAACAAGGATGCCGGTTCGCCGCTGTCCGAGCTGGCCAAGGGCGCGTTCCAGACCGTGATTGGCGAAACCGATGACAAGATCGATGCGAAGAAGGTCAAGCGCGTGATCGCCTGCTCCGGCAAGGTGTATTTCGACCTGGCCAATGCCCGCAAGACCCGCGGCCAGACCGACACGGCCATCATCCGTGTCGAACAGCTGTACCCGTTCCCGCACAAGGCATTCGCCGCCGAACTGAAGAAGTTCCCGGCACTGACCGAAGTGGTGTGGGCGCAGGACGAGCCGCAGAACCAGGGTCCATGGTTCCAGATCCAGCACAACATCTTCGAGTCGATGGATGCGGGCCAGCGCCTGGCGTATGCCGGCCGCCCTGCCTCCGCTTCGCCGGCTGTCGGCTACTACGACAAGCACTACGCCCAGCAGAAAGAGCTGCTGGAAACGGCGTTCTCGAAGCTGAAGGGCTTCATCCTGACCAAGTAA
- the zapE gene encoding cell division protein ZapE: protein MNVLEFYQHALEQRNFKPDEAQRRAVERLQQCYDEWVDYKAQRSNSFKRLINRPDPPRGVYMWGGVGRGKSFLMDSFYSVVPVVRKTRLHFHEFMRAVHIQLDELMGIADPLDEVAKRIAKKYRLICFDEFHVSDVADAMILYNLMKALYDNGVSFIMTSNYEPSTLYPDGLHRDRILPTIALLQDRMDVLNVDAGVDYRGRALEQVDAYYTPLNAATDAKLREAFVKLADTQEEDPHVTVEGRELHALRRAGTVIWFDFQTLCGGPRSQNDYLEIASRFHTVILSGVPMMSAGQSSEARRFTWLIDVFYDQGVKLVMSAEVEPEELYTSGMLANEFHRTVSRIVEMQSREYMEKAQRGGAAALT from the coding sequence ATGAACGTCCTCGAGTTTTACCAGCATGCGCTGGAACAGCGCAACTTCAAGCCCGATGAAGCCCAGCGCCGCGCCGTGGAACGGCTGCAGCAGTGCTACGACGAATGGGTGGACTACAAGGCCCAGCGCTCGAACAGCTTCAAGCGCCTGATCAACCGGCCCGACCCGCCGCGCGGCGTGTACATGTGGGGCGGCGTGGGGCGCGGCAAGTCGTTCCTGATGGATTCGTTCTATTCGGTGGTGCCGGTGGTGCGCAAGACGCGCCTGCACTTCCATGAATTCATGCGCGCCGTGCACATCCAGCTCGACGAGCTGATGGGCATTGCCGATCCGCTCGACGAAGTGGCCAAGCGCATCGCCAAGAAATACCGGCTGATCTGCTTCGACGAATTTCACGTGTCGGACGTGGCCGACGCGATGATCCTGTATAACCTGATGAAGGCGCTGTACGACAATGGCGTGTCGTTCATCATGACGTCGAACTACGAGCCGTCGACGCTGTATCCGGACGGGCTGCACCGCGACCGCATCCTGCCCACGATCGCGCTGCTGCAGGACCGGATGGATGTGCTGAACGTGGATGCCGGCGTGGACTACCGCGGCCGCGCGCTGGAGCAGGTGGATGCGTATTACACGCCGCTCAATGCCGCCACCGATGCCAAGTTGCGCGAGGCGTTCGTGAAGCTGGCCGACACGCAGGAGGAAGATCCGCACGTGACGGTGGAAGGGCGCGAGCTGCATGCGCTGCGCCGGGCCGGCACCGTGATCTGGTTCGATTTCCAGACGCTGTGCGGCGGCCCCCGCTCGCAGAACGACTATCTCGAGATCGCCAGCCGTTTCCATACCGTGATATTGTCCGGTGTGCCGATGATGTCGGCCGGCCAGTCGTCCGAAGCGCGCCGCTTCACGTGGCTGATCGACGTGTTCTACGACCAGGGCGTGAAGCTGGTGATGTCCGCCGAGGTGGAACCGGAAGAGCTGTACACATCGGGCATGCTGGCCAACGAATTCCACCGCACCGTGTCGCGCATCGTCGAGATGCAGTCGCGCGAGTACATGGAAAAAGCCCAGCGCGGTGGCGCGGCCGCCCTGACCTGA
- a CDS encoding BlaI/MecI/CopY family transcriptional regulator yields MTKLLKPTAAELEMLRVLYGLGPATAKQVHAAALESRPELTYANVLRLLQVMHGKGLVTRDESARAHVYAPAQEQDSMQTSLLKDLIHKAFAGSGKALVLAALRGGHVTERERAEISTLLDEDRPRD; encoded by the coding sequence ATGACCAAGCTTCTGAAACCCACCGCGGCGGAACTCGAGATGCTGCGCGTGCTGTACGGCCTTGGGCCGGCCACGGCAAAACAGGTCCATGCGGCCGCGCTGGAAAGCCGGCCGGAACTGACCTATGCGAACGTGCTGCGCCTGCTCCAGGTGATGCATGGCAAGGGCCTTGTCACCCGCGATGAAAGCGCCCGCGCCCACGTGTATGCGCCGGCCCAGGAACAGGACTCGATGCAGACCAGCCTGCTGAAGGACCTTATCCACAAGGCCTTCGCCGGTTCCGGCAAGGCTCTGGTGCTGGCGGCGCTGCGCGGCGGCCACGTTACCGAGCGCGAACGCGCCGAGATTTCCACGCTGCTGGACGAGGATCGCCCCAGGGATTGA
- a CDS encoding cytochrome c biogenesis CcdA family protein, giving the protein MNHLLDAPLALAAGVFTVASPCILPVLPILFGTAAGQPGKAFSRSGPFMTIAGFIVTFTAAGLLLGAASSAVQVAQETLRNASLLLLGAFGLLRIWSKPYDWLMAKLPSFPVPENGGFLLGASLGAVWTPCAGPVLASILVLVAGAQDVARSAWLLFLYAVGAAVPMLAILLGGQAVTRRVRLVARYSVRLQQVFGVLIVLTALAMYFQYDALLYAKAADFFPQVKGL; this is encoded by the coding sequence ATGAACCACCTGCTCGACGCACCGCTGGCGCTGGCCGCCGGCGTTTTCACCGTCGCCTCGCCCTGCATCCTGCCCGTGCTGCCGATCCTGTTCGGCACGGCCGCCGGCCAGCCGGGCAAGGCCTTCAGCCGCTCCGGGCCGTTCATGACGATCGCCGGCTTCATCGTCACCTTTACCGCGGCCGGCCTGCTGCTGGGTGCGGCGTCGAGCGCCGTGCAGGTGGCCCAGGAAACGCTGCGCAACGCATCGCTGCTGCTGCTCGGCGCATTCGGCCTGCTGCGCATCTGGAGCAAGCCCTACGACTGGCTGATGGCAAAGCTGCCGTCCTTTCCCGTGCCGGAGAACGGCGGCTTCCTGCTCGGTGCGTCGCTGGGCGCCGTGTGGACGCCATGCGCCGGCCCGGTGCTGGCATCGATCCTCGTGCTGGTGGCCGGTGCGCAGGATGTGGCGCGCTCCGCGTGGCTGCTGTTCCTGTATGCGGTGGGCGCCGCCGTGCCGATGCTGGCGATCCTGCTGGGCGGCCAGGCCGTCACGCGGCGGGTGCGCCTGGTCGCCCGGTACAGCGTGCGCTTGCAGCAGGTCTTCGGCGTGCTGATCGTGCTGACCGCGCTGGCGATGTACTTCCAATACGACGCGCTGCTGTATGCCAAGGCCGCCGACTTCTTCCCCCAAGTAAAAGGACTCTGA
- a CDS encoding ATP-binding protein produces the protein MPRSLFARITLILCVGLAMAQALSTWLTVMERDRALVDIMTGYVEREVVTSVALLDHVPAAERERWLPQLARRSYRFILGPGIPGVAPDAELSRRFAGAIADGIGKRYPLTANAVPGDDERFQVHLALSDGAPLTIDMRPMAGAPLSSWLPALLAMQLALLGACCWVAVRLATRPLHQLAQAADGLGPDMKATRLPEEGPSEVVRAARAFNAMQDRIALYVAERIRILAAISHDLQTPITRMRMRVDMMDESVEQGKLRQDLRELETLVKEGVAYAKTLHGTQEEPRRIDPDALVDSLVCDYVDAGQDVRLRGTVGMPLVTKPQALKRILGNLADNALKFGGAAEIELGMAPGGRPTIAVLDRGPGIPDDQLAAVFEPFVRLEESRNRETGGTGLGLSIVRQLASTLGAEIVLRNREGGGLEARVVLPATMAG, from the coding sequence ATGCCGCGCAGCCTGTTCGCGCGAATCACCCTGATCCTGTGCGTGGGCCTGGCCATGGCGCAGGCATTGTCCACCTGGCTGACGGTGATGGAGCGGGACCGCGCCCTCGTGGACATCATGACCGGCTACGTGGAGCGTGAGGTGGTCACGTCCGTCGCGCTGCTCGACCACGTGCCGGCGGCCGAGCGCGAACGCTGGCTGCCCCAGCTGGCGCGGCGCAGCTACCGGTTCATCCTGGGGCCCGGCATTCCCGGCGTGGCGCCGGACGCGGAACTGTCGCGGCGCTTCGCCGGCGCGATCGCCGATGGTATCGGCAAGCGCTACCCGCTGACGGCGAACGCGGTACCGGGCGATGACGAGCGCTTCCAGGTGCACCTGGCGCTGTCGGACGGTGCGCCGCTGACGATCGACATGCGACCGATGGCCGGTGCGCCGCTGTCAAGCTGGCTGCCGGCCCTGCTGGCGATGCAGCTGGCGTTGCTGGGAGCCTGCTGCTGGGTGGCCGTGCGCCTTGCCACCCGCCCGCTGCACCAGCTGGCGCAGGCTGCCGACGGCCTGGGCCCGGACATGAAGGCGACCCGGCTGCCGGAAGAGGGACCGTCCGAAGTGGTGCGCGCCGCGCGCGCCTTCAACGCGATGCAGGACCGTATCGCGCTGTATGTCGCCGAACGCATCCGCATCCTCGCGGCGATCTCGCACGACCTGCAGACACCGATCACGCGCATGCGCATGCGGGTGGACATGATGGACGAGAGCGTCGAACAGGGCAAGCTGCGGCAGGATTTGCGCGAACTGGAAACGCTGGTGAAGGAGGGCGTGGCGTATGCGAAGACGCTGCATGGCACGCAGGAAGAGCCGCGCCGGATCGATCCCGACGCGCTGGTCGACAGCCTGGTGTGCGACTACGTCGATGCCGGGCAGGACGTGCGCCTGCGCGGCACGGTCGGCATGCCGCTCGTCACGAAACCGCAGGCATTGAAACGCATCCTAGGGAACCTGGCCGACAATGCGCTCAAATTCGGCGGCGCGGCGGAAATCGAACTGGGCATGGCGCCCGGCGGCCGGCCGACGATCGCGGTGCTCGATCGCGGGCCGGGCATTCCGGACGACCAGCTGGCGGCGGTCTTCGAACCATTCGTGCGGCTGGAGGAATCGCGCAACCGGGAAACTGGCGGCACCGGGCTCGGCTTGTCGATCGTGCGGCAACTGGCGTCGACACTGGGTGCCGAGATCGTGTTGCGCAACCGCGAAGGTGGCGGGCTGGAGGCGAGGGTGGTGCTGCCGGCCACTATGGCAGGCTAG
- a CDS encoding response regulator encodes MNDTDHILVVDDDHGIRELLATYLEKEGMRTSVAANGRQMRAALDAATPDLIVLDLMLPGEDGLALCRELRSGKHRNVPVLMLTARDDEVDRIIGLEMGADDYLAKPFGVRELLARIRAVLRRTRMLPPNIQVTESVQMLAFGEWKLDTTHRHLLDEQGTMVALSGAEYRLLRVFLDHPQRVLNRDQLMNLTQGRNADIYDRSIDLLVSRLRQRLGDGAREPRYIKTLRNEGYVFSSAVTLLADPP; translated from the coding sequence ATGAACGATACCGACCATATCCTGGTCGTCGACGACGACCACGGCATCCGCGAGCTGCTCGCGACCTACCTGGAAAAAGAGGGCATGCGCACCTCGGTGGCCGCGAACGGCCGCCAGATGCGCGCCGCGCTGGATGCGGCCACGCCCGACCTGATCGTGCTGGACCTGATGCTGCCCGGCGAGGATGGCCTGGCGCTGTGCCGCGAGCTGCGCTCCGGCAAACACCGTAACGTGCCGGTGCTGATGCTGACCGCGCGCGACGACGAGGTGGACCGCATCATCGGCCTGGAAATGGGTGCCGACGACTACCTTGCCAAGCCGTTCGGCGTGCGCGAGCTGCTGGCCCGCATCCGCGCCGTGCTGCGCCGCACGCGCATGCTGCCGCCGAACATCCAGGTGACGGAAAGCGTGCAGATGCTGGCCTTCGGCGAGTGGAAGCTCGATACCACGCACCGCCACCTGCTCGACGAGCAGGGCACGATGGTGGCGCTGTCCGGTGCCGAGTACCGGCTGCTGCGCGTGTTCCTCGATCATCCGCAGCGCGTGCTCAATCGCGACCAGCTGATGAACCTGACGCAGGGCCGCAATGCCGACATCTACGACCGCTCGATCGACCTGCTGGTGAGCCGCCTGCGCCAGCGCCTGGGCGATGGCGCGCGCGAGCCCCGCTACATCAAGACACTGCGCAACGAAGGCTATGTGTTCTCGTCGGCCGTGACGCTGCTGGCGGATCCGCCGTGA
- the lpdA gene encoding dihydrolipoyl dehydrogenase: protein MSTKQFDVVVIGAGPGGYIAAIRAAQLGFSVACIDEWANEKGGPAPGGTCTNVGCIPSKALLQSSEHFEHAGHAFKEHGIEVSGLALNLGQMLKRKNNVVKQNNDGILYLFKKNKVSFFHGRGAFGGAATSEGYPIEISGPTTETITGKQVIVATGSNARALPGAPFDEKLILSNTGALAIEGVPAKLGVIGAGVIGLEMGSVWRRLGSDVTVLEGLPTFLGAVDEQIAKEAHKLFTKQGLKISLGVKVESVTAGENNVTVKYADASGAAQEAVFDKLIVSIGRTPNTNGLAADKAGLALDERGFIAVDDDCKTNLPNVWAIGDVVRGPMLAHKAEEEGVAVAERIAGQHGHTNFDTIPWVIYTSPEIAWVGKTEQQLKAAGTAYKAGTFPFLANGRARALGDTSGMVKFLADATTDEILGVHIVGPMASELISEAVVAMEFKASAEDIARICHAHPSLSEATKEAALAVDKRTLNF, encoded by the coding sequence ATGAGCACTAAACAATTCGACGTAGTGGTGATCGGCGCCGGCCCCGGCGGCTATATCGCGGCAATCCGCGCGGCACAGCTGGGCTTTTCCGTGGCCTGTATCGATGAATGGGCCAACGAGAAGGGCGGCCCGGCCCCGGGCGGCACCTGCACCAACGTCGGCTGCATTCCGTCGAAGGCACTGCTGCAATCGTCCGAGCATTTCGAGCATGCCGGCCACGCGTTCAAGGAGCACGGCATCGAAGTGTCCGGCCTGGCGCTGAACCTGGGCCAGATGCTCAAGCGTAAGAACAACGTCGTGAAACAGAACAACGACGGCATCCTGTACCTGTTCAAGAAAAACAAGGTGAGCTTCTTCCACGGCCGCGGCGCGTTCGGCGGCGCAGCGACGTCTGAAGGCTACCCTATTGAAATCTCCGGTCCGACGACCGAGACGATCACCGGCAAGCAGGTGATCGTGGCAACGGGTTCCAACGCCCGCGCGCTGCCGGGCGCACCGTTCGATGAAAAGCTGATCCTGTCGAACACGGGCGCGCTGGCCATCGAAGGCGTGCCGGCCAAGCTGGGCGTGATCGGTGCCGGCGTGATCGGCCTGGAAATGGGCTCCGTGTGGCGCCGCCTGGGTTCCGACGTCACCGTGCTGGAAGGCCTGCCGACGTTCCTGGGTGCTGTCGACGAGCAGATCGCCAAGGAAGCGCACAAGCTGTTCACGAAGCAGGGCCTGAAGATCAGCCTGGGCGTGAAGGTGGAATCCGTGACGGCCGGCGAGAACAACGTGACCGTGAAATACGCGGATGCGTCGGGCGCCGCCCAGGAAGCCGTGTTCGACAAGCTGATCGTCTCGATCGGCCGCACCCCGAACACGAATGGCCTGGCAGCCGACAAGGCCGGCCTGGCGCTGGACGAGCGCGGCTTCATCGCCGTGGACGACGACTGCAAGACCAACCTGCCGAACGTGTGGGCGATCGGCGATGTGGTGCGCGGCCCGATGCTGGCGCACAAGGCCGAGGAAGAGGGCGTTGCCGTGGCCGAGCGTATCGCCGGCCAGCATGGCCACACCAATTTCGACACGATTCCCTGGGTGATCTACACGTCGCCGGAAATCGCGTGGGTCGGCAAGACCGAGCAGCAGCTGAAGGCTGCCGGTACGGCCTACAAGGCAGGCACGTTCCCGTTCCTGGCCAACGGCCGCGCACGCGCGCTGGGCGATACGTCGGGCATGGTGAAATTCCTGGCCGATGCCACGACCGACGAGATCCTGGGCGTGCACATCGTGGGCCCGATGGCTTCCGAGCTGATTTCCGAAGCCGTCGTGGCGATGGAGTTCAAGGCTTCGGCCGAAGACATCGCCCGCATCTGCCACGCGCACCCGTCGCTGTCGGAAGCGACCAAGGAAGCGGCACTGGCCGTCGACAAGCGCACGCTGAACTTCTAA
- a CDS encoding PspC domain-containing protein, producing the protein MTISDEIRRLHELHQAGALTDAEFARAKERLLDGAPGHAAGAGNGDLSSELSRLRRSRADRWLGGVCGGLGKASGVDAWIWRLVFVLFTISFGFGLVIYILLWIFVPEEERLPGDEIIGK; encoded by the coding sequence GTGACCATCTCCGACGAAATCCGCCGCCTGCACGAGCTGCACCAGGCGGGTGCCTTGACCGACGCGGAGTTCGCCCGCGCCAAGGAACGCCTGCTGGACGGGGCACCTGGCCACGCGGCTGGCGCCGGCAACGGCGACCTGTCCAGCGAACTGTCGCGATTGCGCCGTTCGCGCGCCGACCGCTGGCTGGGTGGCGTGTGCGGTGGACTCGGCAAGGCTTCCGGTGTCGATGCGTGGATCTGGCGGCTCGTGTTCGTGCTGTTCACGATCTCGTTCGGCTTCGGGCTGGTGATTTACATTCTGTTGTGGATATTCGTCCCGGAAGAGGAACGTCTGCCGGGAGACGAAATAATTGGGAAATGA